The Procambarus clarkii isolate CNS0578487 chromosome 64, FALCON_Pclarkii_2.0, whole genome shotgun sequence genome includes a window with the following:
- the LOC138354639 gene encoding GATA zinc finger domain-containing protein 15-like, with protein NNNNNNNNNTNNTNNNNNNINTNNNNNTNNTNNNTNNTNNNTNNNTNNNTNNNTNNNTNNNNNTNNTNNNTNNNTNNNNNNNNNNNNNNINNNNNNNNNHNTNNTNNNNNNTPTTPTTPTTPTHQQQHQQHQHTNNTNNTNNNNHNTNNNNHNTNNNNHNNNHNNTNNNNHNTNNNNNNTNNNNHNTNNNNNTNNNNKNNNNNNNNNNNNNNNNTNTNNTNNNTNNNNNNNNKNINN; from the coding sequence aacaacaacaacaacaacaacaacaacaccaacaacaccaacaacaacaacaacaacatcaacaccaacaacaacaacaacaccaacaacaccaacaacaacaccaacaacaccaacaacaacaccaacaacaacaccaacaacaacaccaacaacaacaccaacaacaacaccaacaacaacaacaacaccaacaacaccaacaacaacaccaacaacaacaccaacaacaacaacaacaacaacaacaacaacaacaacaacaacatcaacaacaacaacaacaacaacaacaaccacaacaccaacaacaccaacaacaacaacaacaacacaccaacaacaccaacaacaccaacaacaccaacacaccaacaacaacaccaacaacaccaacacaccaacaataccaacaacaccaacaacaacaaccacaacaccaacaacaacaaccacaacaccaacaacaacaaccacaacaacaaccacaacaacaccaacaacaacaaccacaacaccaacaacaacaacaacaacaccaacaacaacaaccacaacaccaacaacaacaacaacaccaacaacaacaacaaaaacaacaacaacaacaacaacaacaacaacaacaacaacaacaacaacaccaacaccaacaacaccaacaacaacaccaacaacaacaacaacaacaacaacaaaaacatcaacaac